One part of the Humulus lupulus chromosome 9, drHumLupu1.1, whole genome shotgun sequence genome encodes these proteins:
- the LOC133802506 gene encoding uncharacterized protein LOC133802506 — MEQVGTDGSIDTTVSHLFQGLQGVIWLKKKIKSLMATLKEVRSQRNDLRGEVSRLKDSKKESDQLIADLKAQLESKEADVEKLRVTLGQVDDLKAEVASLENRMLVIGLEAEIQCRGVMASEFRDGKADSWDVPKYIADLEELEKMRAEEITRAEELATSFGIMTTNDLVVDD, encoded by the exons ATGGAGCAGGTTGGTACGGATGGGTCAATTGATACCACTGTTTCTCATTTGTTCCAG GGTTTGCAAGGGGTCATTTGGCTGAAGAAGAAAATCAAGTCCTTAATGGCAACTCTAAAGGAAGTAAGGAGTCAGAGAAATGATCTTCGGGGTGAAGTTAGTCGGCTGAAAGATTCCAAGAAGGAGTCTGATCAACTCATAGCTGATTTGAAGGCTCAACTAGAATCCAAGGAAGCTGATGTCGAGAAGCTGAGAGTGACTCTTGGTCAAGTTGATGATTTGAAAGCCGAGGTTGCTTCGTTGGAGAATCGGATGTTGGTCATTGGGCTGGAGGCTGAGATCCAATGCCGTGGCGTAATGGCCAGTGAGTTTCGGGATGGTAAGGCTGATAGCTGGGATGTTCCCAAATACATTGCTGATCTTGAAGAATTGGAGAAGATGAGGGCTGAAGAGATAACCCGGGCCGAAGAGTTAGCCACTTCTTTTGGCATCATG